The Sphingobacterium lactis sequence AGTGCAGACGAGCACAAACAGTTTGTTGAAGAACATGGACTGACCGTTTCCCCTGTGGAAACAGGCCACAATACAGATTGGCAGGATGAAATTACACGTAGTGGTATTTCCCACAACCATAACCTTTCCCTAACGGGAGGTTCCGAAGGAACACGTTATAACGCTTCCATTAACTATTTCAATAATCAAGGTATTGTGAAGCGCAGCAACCAAGAGCGCATCGTAGCCCGTTTAGGGGTTGATCAAAATGCTTTTGATGACCGTTTGAAACTTTCTCTGAACGTAGCGAACAGCTTGAAAAAAGGTAGCCACGTAGATTATGGTATCTTCAATGGTGCAGCGCGTTTCGTACCGACTTCACCGGTTATGTTGGAAGATGAACAATATGCGCCATATGGCGGATATTTCCAGGTTCCGGGTCGTACGAGTTACTTGAACCCTGTGGCGATGTTGAACCAACGTGATGAAAACCGTGAAAACAACACCCTATTGGCAAGCTTAAAGGCCGATCTAACCCTGACAAAAGGCCTGACTTGGTCCAATGTCGTTTCCTACCAACGCAATCAGTACGATAAAGTGTACTACATGCACCGCACGGATTTCGACTCCAAAGCATTGGGCGTTGGATATGCAGAACGTGATAACTACAAGAATATCGATCAGATCTTTGAAAGTTACCTGAACTATAACCTGACCAAGGACGTCCATAACATCGAAGCGATGGCAGGTTATTCCTACCAAAAGACCAAGAACAATGACGGTCTGCACGCTCGCTCAACGGGATTCCTTTCGGATGACCTGGGTGGCAACAACCTCAACTTAGGTACATTGCCGACGGGTTACAACCCTTATGCAGATACCCCTTATATCTTGGAATCCCTATTGATCTCCTATTTCGGACGTGTAGGGTATACCTTTGACGATAAATACATCTTAAGTGCATCCCTGCGTCGTGATGGTTCGTCCAAATTCGGTAGCAATAACCGTTGGGCAACTTTCGGGTCTGTTTCCGCAGCATGGCGTATCTCCGAAGAGGAATTCATGAAAGATCAAGAATTGTTCTCGGATTTGAAACTGAAGGCAGGATACGGTACTTCGGGTAACCAGAATATCGACCCATACCGCCAGATCCTAATCTTTGGACCGCGTGACGGACAGTTCCTATACAACGGCGAATGGGTAAATGCATACGGTGTAAACCAGAATGAAAATCCTGATTTGAAATGGGAAACAACATCCATGTTGAACGTGGGAATCGATTTTGAAATGTGGAAAGGTCGCTTTGGTGGTAGCATCGAATACTACCAAAAGGAAACAAAAGATCTATTGTATGAATATGACGTTCCTTCTCCTCCCTACCAATTCAACAGATTATTGGCGAATGGTGCGAGCATGACCAATAAAGGGGTGGAAATCTCCTTGAACGCTGTGGTCTATAGAAATGAAAACTTCTCTTACAATACCTCGGCAAACTTTGCACGCAACATCAATGAGGTCGGTAGTTTGGAATCCAACATCGAGAACATCGGTGTATCGCAGCGCTACGAAGGTGGCATCGGCTTGGAAGGATGGACCGGACAGACTGCGTCGATCGTATTGCCAGGGCAACCTATCGGGACGTTCTTTGTCGCGAACTACATCGGATATGATCAGGCAACGCAAAAGACCAAATACTTAACGCCAGCGGGTGAAGTCGTGACACAAGATCAGATCTCCGCTCCGGATGATTACATGATCATGGGCCACGCCCTACCGAAGTTTACCTATGGTTGGAACAACTCTTTCCAATATAAGAGTTGGGATTTCAACTTCTTCCTACGTGGGGTATATGGTAACCAGATCTTCAATGCTACGCGTGCCGATCTATCCAGATTGCAGCAGGCAAACGTAACGAACATCTCCAAGGATGCCGTTGAGGAAGGGATATTCGAAACACCATTGATCGCTTCAAGCAGATTCCTGGAAGACGGATCCTTCTTGCGTTTGGATAATGCGACCCTTGGTTATACCTTCAAGACGGATAAGATCAAGTACCTGAACAATGCACGCGTGTATGTTTCAGGACAGAATCTATTCACGATCACGAACTATACGGGAGTTGATCCAGAGGTTAGTCTGTCGGGTCTAGCGCCAGGTATTGACAATAGAAATTATTATCCGAAAACAAGATCCTTCTTGCTAGGTGTTAATCTTACTTTTTAATCTGTGAGCCATGAAAAAGAATTTCAATAAAATCTATATACTCTTAGCCTTGGGGCTAACCCTGGCGGGGCAGTCTTGTACGAAGTTTGACGACAAGATGTACTCAGCCTATACGGAAGAGACGTTTCCCAAGACACCGGAACAATTTGTTGCGGTTACAGGTCCGGTATACACATCGGCACGTGGTTTCTTCGATAATTATTTCAGTCTGCAGACGGGTGGTGCGGATGAGGTAGTCGTACCTACGCGCGGTGGTGACTGGTTTGATGGTGGTAAGTGGCGTGATATGCACTTCCATACCTGGTCGGCGAACCATGAGGTCGTTGCCGGTACATGGGATTGGGGATTCAATGCCATCGGTACCTGTAACCGTGTGCTGAGCATCTTGGAAAAGGCGCCAGAAAATGACACAAAAGCACAGACCATCGCTGAAATCAAAACCATGCGTGCATGGTACTATTCCCTATTGTTGGATACGTATGGAAATATTCCATTGGTAACCACCTTCGATACGGGTACGGAATTGCCGAAAACGGCTCCACGTGCACAGGTGTATGAATATGTGGTGAAAGAATTGGAAGAGAACCTGGCCGCATTGAGCGAAGATAAATCGACAGCAACCTATGGTCGTCCGACAAAATGGTTTGCCCATGCGCTGTTGGCAAAGATTTACCTGAATGCCCAAGTGTATGCCAATACGCCGCAATGGAATAAGGTAGTTGAGCATACCAATGCCGTGATCGCTTCGAATAAATATGCGCTGGATGCGAACTTCCTAAACCAGTTTCGCCCGGAGAACGGCGCGGGAGATATTGAACCGATCTTCTCTATTCCTTATGACGCCAATCGTGCGACCGGTAATACCTTATTCAACCGTGTATTGCATTACTCACACCGGATAACTTATGAACTCAGTGTGAACCCTTGGAATGGATGGAGTACACAGCCTGCGTATTTCGATCTGTTCGAAGATGATGACCTTCGCAAGGAGCAGTGGTTGTACGGTCAGCAATATGACAATGCCGGCAATCCATTGAAGTATAACAACATTGATGTAGTTATTGACCCATACGGTTACAACCTGTTGCCGGGTTCTGACTTTGATATCGGTGGTGCCGATGATGGTGGTCGTTTGGCGGGAGCGCGATGCGTGAAATATTTTCCGGACAAGAACCAGCTGAACAATCAGGCTGGAAACGATGTGGTTGTCATGCGCCTTGCTGATGTGCTGTTGATGAAAGCGGAAGCTATTCTTCGCGGTGCGACCAACGGAACGCGCGCTGAAGCGCTGACTGCGGCCAATATGGTGCGCGGAAGAGCATTCCCTACGGCTCCGAACCGTTTGTTTACGGCTGCTAACCTGACGTTGGATGCCATTTACAAAGAGCGTGCGCTGGAATTTACCTTTGAGGTGACACGTCGTACGGATATGATCCGTTTCGGCAAGTGGGAAGATGCACAGTTGTTCAAGGCTGCGAATGCTGGTGAGACCTATAAACGTCTATTCCCGATTCCTGCCAAAGCACGTGCAAACAACAGCAATTTGGATCAAAATCCTGGTTACCCTAATTAATGAAGACAATTATGAAATTAAAATTTAAACATATCATGCTCCTGATGCTATCTGTAGGCATCCTTGGTTTTCAGGCCTGCAAGAAGGTGGAGCATGGCATCGATGATCAAATCGTTTCGATCAACGAAGGAACGGCAAGCTCCGTTCAGGTTGGTAAACCACTATCGGTGGGTTTCCTAAGCAACAATGTCACCAACTTTACCTTCAGTATTGTGAAGGCAGAAGGTGGCGATGCTTTATTTACTCAAGAGATGACCTTTCCCGGTGACTCAACAATCATCGAACGCGAGTTCGATCTGCAGTCGGATGCATCGTGGGTAGGGGAGGCGCTATTGAAAATCACCTACCAAGCCGGTGGACAGACCGTGGAAAAAACAAAACCGATCACATTCTTGGAAAGTAACCCCGTGATGTACATTGTGGGCGGATCTATCGGTGCAGGTTGGGAACCGACCTTGGCTGTGCCTATGCAGCTATACGATGCAGAGAGCAAGGTGAAATTCCAAACGTTCCAGTACATTACTGTCGATGGCAGTGGTTTCAAATTCCTGCCAACGAACATTAATTGGGAAGATGGTTATGGCAAGGGTGCAACGGCAGGAAGTCTATTGCAGAGCAATGATGCGGGCAATGTGGAAGTGGCAGCGGATGGATTCTACCGTGTTCGGATGGATGCCGAGAAATTAACCTATGAGCTTCTGAAGACAACTTGGGGTATCATTGGAAGTGCTACCGCAGGAGACTGGAATACCGATACACCAATGACTTTTGCCGGTGGTAAAGGAACCTACACCTGGAAGATTACAACAGCGTTGATTCCTGGGGAACTTAAATTCCGGGCGAACAACGATTGGGGAATCAACTTCGGTGGAACCCTGGATAACCTGGTACATGATGGTCCAAACCTTAAAATCGATGCCGCAGGAACCTATGATATCGAATTAAATCTCTTGCCTACAGGATATACGGCAAAAATCACAAAAAAATAGGCTTGATAGCGCCGTAATGATGAAGCGGGAGAATTGCATATAGTTTATGTTAGGCGGTCTGAAAAGACCGCCTTTTTTAATCTTTACATTCTCTTACACCCCCACTGTCTCACATCTCAAATCTCAATCTCAAATCTCTCAACTCACATCTCACATCTCATTGCTAACTACTATCTTTGCTCCATGACCATGCACGACCTAAAGCCTTCCCTTCGTTTGGGGCAGATCATCAACATGAACATCGGTTTTATCGGTGTTCAGATTGGTTTTGCGTTGCAGAACAGCAATGCCTCGCGCATTTTGCAGGCGAACGGTGCGGATCTGGAACATTTGCCTTTATTTTGGCTAGCGGCTCCATTAACGGGCATGTTGATACAACCCATTGTTGGGCATTATAGCGATGGTACTTGGGGACGTTTTGGTCGACGTCGTCCGTATATTTTCATAGGGGCAATACTGACTGCTCTGGCACTTTGCCTGATGCCGAATATAGGCGGTTTTCAACTGTATGCCAGTGCCCTTCTGATGGGTGCCATTATCTTTACCTTTGCGGATGCAGCGATCAATGTGGCTATGGAGCCCATGCGTGCCATGGTTGGGGATAAGCTACCCAGTGGGCAGAAGAACCTGGGCTTTTCCATCCAGACCGTGCTCATAGGGGTTGGCGCGGTCATTGGCTCATGGTTACCTTATGGCTTGCAAACCCTGTCCGAGCAAACAGGTTGGGGTTTGGCAGAGTTGGGTGGCGATGCTGTCGCTGCTGCTTTCTATGTCGGAGCCGTGCTTTTATTGCTTACCCTATTTTGGTCCATTTGGACAACGAGAGAATATACACCTAAGCAGTTGCATGCTTTCCATGAAGACCAGGGTAGGCCGCTGATAAGTGTAGCAAAGCGTGGTTTGATTGCTTCCCTATGGACGGATTTTAAGCATATGCCGCAAATCATGCGCGATTTGGGTTGGGTGCAGTTCTTTTCGTGGTTTGCGCTCTTTATCATGTGGGTGTATATGACCCCTGCTCTGGCGGAACATATCTATAGGCAGCGGCCAGAGGACTATCCCGATGCGATCGCTGCAGCGGGCAATTGGGTTGGTGTGCTATTCGGTGTCTACAGTGCAGTTTCAGCGGTATATGCGCTCTTCCTCCCAGCCATTGCCAATCGTTGGGGCAGGAAATTGACCCATGGCCTATCTCTTTTCCTGGGCGGGATTTCCTTTCTTGCGCTATATTTTATCCAAGACCCGATCTTCCTACTGATTCCCATGCTGGGGATAGGGATAGCATGGGGGAGTATCCTCGCGATGCCCTATGCCATGTTGAGTGATTCCCTCACCACCGAAAAAATGGGAACCTATCTCGGTCTCTTTAATTTCTTTATTACACTGCCCCAGATTATTTGTGGATTTACCGCCGGTTGGATCATTAAGTACCTCTTCGATAACCAACCGATGTATGCTATTGCACTTGCAGGTATATTGATGGTTTTCGCTTCCTTGTTAATGATTCGATTTAAGGAAAATAAATAGAATCTTTCTTTTGTGGTATTAATGGTTTGTTAAATGTTTTAATGTTCTTGGTTCGGGGTAGATATCGATCAGGCAGTCGGAAAGAATTATATCCTAATGGATTTCGGGATAACATATTTTCATGTGAGTACCGATATGTTGTATGAAGATTGGACGAAGATTTCTTCCCTTAAAGCGGCAGATCTCGATAATCACCTTTATGTGAATGGAATTGGTTATGGTAAAAGGTTCTTGATTCTGGTGGAATCTGCATCCTCGGAACAGGAACTTAAAAATATCATCGAAAGATTTTTCTTCGATAAACCCATTACAGCTACTGATAAAACTATCCTCGCCAACTCTTCTTTCCATGCGCTGACCTTCGGAAAGGATGCAATTGCTCCAGACAAAGAAAATCCAGTCAAGGCTTATGTCGACTACCTAAAGAAGCCATTTACCAAAGAGGATTACGGCACACCGGTCTATATGGTTCTTTTCGATTTAGAGAATCAACTGTACTACAATGAGATCAAATAAAAAATCCCCCGTTGTTCTGCTTGTAGTCAACGAGGGATTTTATGTATAAAAATGTTATTTTAATTCAAGATCGGTGTTAAAGTATACCCTTTGTCCTTGAGCAATTGTAGGATGCCGTTCTTTCCCATAAGGTGTGCTGCACCAACCGCGAAGAACATACTGTTGTTCTTCATCATGTCCGGCATTTTGGTCATCCATTCTTTGTTTCTATTGGTCAACATCATGGCTTCTTTTTCAGGCGTCATCGTTGAAGTTTTTGCCAACCACTCTTCCAGAGCGGCAGGTTTCTGCCCAAAATATGCTTGAACCAGGTGCTTTGTCTGCGATTTTACGCTGTCGATTTGTAGCACGTAATTGTAAAGGTCTTCTGCCTTAAAGAATTCATTCATCATATTGATTTGGAATTCGACAGTTTCCAGCTCATCTACCGGCTTACCGGCTGCACCTTCCAACTTCTTCAATTCCAATTCCATCATTTTAAAATCCGTAGGGTTAGCACATTCAAAACCCTGAATGGAAAGAATGGACAGTAACATCGCAGGTCCTACCTTATCCAACATAGCGGAATTGAGGTTACGTGTCATCAGCACGCTGTCAATAACTTTCTTTTTCTCTGGTGCCAAACCATCAAAGAAACCTGGAACAGGACCCATATTGGCCTGCATAGCTTTCAGGGTTTCCGGATTTTCCGCATCGATCTCAAATGCAATCCGATCACTGGTTTTCAGGGCTTCGTTGACTTTATTCTCAATCTTGAAATCCTGGCCACAAGCCATATGTAAAGTCCCGAAAACATACGAATCCTTCGTTAATCCGTTACCTGATACTTTCCACAAGAACGTGTCCTGAGCAAATAGAGCCACCGACATGCATAATGCGATAGCAGTAAGAAATAGTTTTTTCATAGTTGTTTAGTCTTGATATATAGTTAGTCGCTGTTTTGTTGTATATGTTACAGAATTTTGTTAAAAAAAGATATTAGCCTTCCATAGCGCAGTTTTCGTCTATTTTCTGGTTGATTTTGATCGGCTGAATTTCCAGTTGAAATCTATACCACGTACACCTAATAATCACGCACCTCCATATGCACCTGTGCAATACCGGATTTATCCCAGAATATTTTCCCGCAGTTATCACAATGGGATTGCGCAAGCTTCATTGTCGAATCCTTATACCGCAATTCCCATACATTTTTACAGGAGCAGTCAGGGCAGGTCACGGTGAACATCGTTCTGCTGGGTAAGTCATCGAGGGACTTGAATACCCAATTGGATGAAATTATCCTTCGGAGCCTATGCGCATCTTTTCTGCTGACCAATATGATTGAACAGGCATCATCACTTAAATTAAGCAAGAGCATGGCGACTTGGTACGCGTCCAAAACTTTCCGGTAGGAAAGGAGAGTATATGGTATAGTTTCAGGGCGATCATTTTTCAGTAAAGATTCTCCACTTCGAATGATCTCTTCCCAGGCTTCATCTTCCGGTTCGACTTGAAACTTTTCCCTAAGACGGACATGTAAAAATTGATGGAATTTTTCTTTGTCAAACTTTCCTTCGAGGTAATGCGTCACGTGATTTTCAAGCAAGTAAGCATAGAGTTCCTTATCCGTGCACAGCAAATTGAAGTTGACCTGGTTAAGCTCCTTCTCAGATAAGACCTTGGTTAGGAAAGTCTTGAAGTTCATCGAAATAATTGTTGGTTTGTGTAATTATAACGAAAAAATATATTTCCTTATTGTAGGTTATGTTGTGAAAATATGTTGTTCATGAAAAATTTGCTCTTAACGGAAACCGTCC is a genomic window containing:
- a CDS encoding TraB/GumN family protein, translating into MKKLFLTAIALCMSVALFAQDTFLWKVSGNGLTKDSYVFGTLHMACGQDFKIENKVNEALKTSDRIAFEIDAENPETLKAMQANMGPVPGFFDGLAPEKKKVIDSVLMTRNLNSAMLDKVGPAMLLSILSIQGFECANPTDFKMMELELKKLEGAAGKPVDELETVEFQINMMNEFFKAEDLYNYVLQIDSVKSQTKHLVQAYFGQKPAALEEWLAKTSTMTPEKEAMMLTNRNKEWMTKMPDMMKNNSMFFAVGAAHLMGKNGILQLLKDKGYTLTPILN
- a CDS encoding MFS transporter; amino-acid sequence: MHDLKPSLRLGQIINMNIGFIGVQIGFALQNSNASRILQANGADLEHLPLFWLAAPLTGMLIQPIVGHYSDGTWGRFGRRRPYIFIGAILTALALCLMPNIGGFQLYASALLMGAIIFTFADAAINVAMEPMRAMVGDKLPSGQKNLGFSIQTVLIGVGAVIGSWLPYGLQTLSEQTGWGLAELGGDAVAAAFYVGAVLLLLTLFWSIWTTREYTPKQLHAFHEDQGRPLISVAKRGLIASLWTDFKHMPQIMRDLGWVQFFSWFALFIMWVYMTPALAEHIYRQRPEDYPDAIAAAGNWVGVLFGVYSAVSAVYALFLPAIANRWGRKLTHGLSLFLGGISFLALYFIQDPIFLLIPMLGIGIAWGSILAMPYAMLSDSLTTEKMGTYLGLFNFFITLPQIICGFTAGWIIKYLFDNQPMYAIALAGILMVFASLLMIRFKENK
- a CDS encoding SusC/RagA family TonB-linked outer membrane protein: MMSKFTFRVVWSIGFLMVLCMTTFAQTASLSGRITDQNGQPVLGATVQVKGLQVATASGADGNYSLSNVPVGNQVISVNAMGYGLDEQSIVINAGENSLNFSLIETSSDLDEIVVIGYGIAKKKQIAGSVASVGPKEFNKGVVSSPDQLLTGKVAGLTINRSSGDPTAGSTVQLRGPSSLTASSSPLYVIDGIVGASIDLVAPDDIVSMDIMKDASSTAIYGSRAANGVIFVTTKRGKAGKPVLAYSGYAASESISNRVNVLSADEHKQFVEEHGLTVSPVETGHNTDWQDEITRSGISHNHNLSLTGGSEGTRYNASINYFNNQGIVKRSNQERIVARLGVDQNAFDDRLKLSLNVANSLKKGSHVDYGIFNGAARFVPTSPVMLEDEQYAPYGGYFQVPGRTSYLNPVAMLNQRDENRENNTLLASLKADLTLTKGLTWSNVVSYQRNQYDKVYYMHRTDFDSKALGVGYAERDNYKNIDQIFESYLNYNLTKDVHNIEAMAGYSYQKTKNNDGLHARSTGFLSDDLGGNNLNLGTLPTGYNPYADTPYILESLLISYFGRVGYTFDDKYILSASLRRDGSSKFGSNNRWATFGSVSAAWRISEEEFMKDQELFSDLKLKAGYGTSGNQNIDPYRQILIFGPRDGQFLYNGEWVNAYGVNQNENPDLKWETTSMLNVGIDFEMWKGRFGGSIEYYQKETKDLLYEYDVPSPPYQFNRLLANGASMTNKGVEISLNAVVYRNENFSYNTSANFARNINEVGSLESNIENIGVSQRYEGGIGLEGWTGQTASIVLPGQPIGTFFVANYIGYDQATQKTKYLTPAGEVVTQDQISAPDDYMIMGHALPKFTYGWNNSFQYKSWDFNFFLRGVYGNQIFNATRADLSRLQQANVTNISKDAVEEGIFETPLIASSRFLEDGSFLRLDNATLGYTFKTDKIKYLNNARVYVSGQNLFTITNYTGVDPEVSLSGLAPGIDNRNYYPKTRSFLLGVNLTF
- a CDS encoding SusF/SusE family outer membrane protein; translation: MKLKFKHIMLLMLSVGILGFQACKKVEHGIDDQIVSINEGTASSVQVGKPLSVGFLSNNVTNFTFSIVKAEGGDALFTQEMTFPGDSTIIEREFDLQSDASWVGEALLKITYQAGGQTVEKTKPITFLESNPVMYIVGGSIGAGWEPTLAVPMQLYDAESKVKFQTFQYITVDGSGFKFLPTNINWEDGYGKGATAGSLLQSNDAGNVEVAADGFYRVRMDAEKLTYELLKTTWGIIGSATAGDWNTDTPMTFAGGKGTYTWKITTALIPGELKFRANNDWGINFGGTLDNLVHDGPNLKIDAAGTYDIELNLLPTGYTAKITKK
- a CDS encoding RagB/SusD family nutrient uptake outer membrane protein — encoded protein: MKKNFNKIYILLALGLTLAGQSCTKFDDKMYSAYTEETFPKTPEQFVAVTGPVYTSARGFFDNYFSLQTGGADEVVVPTRGGDWFDGGKWRDMHFHTWSANHEVVAGTWDWGFNAIGTCNRVLSILEKAPENDTKAQTIAEIKTMRAWYYSLLLDTYGNIPLVTTFDTGTELPKTAPRAQVYEYVVKELEENLAALSEDKSTATYGRPTKWFAHALLAKIYLNAQVYANTPQWNKVVEHTNAVIASNKYALDANFLNQFRPENGAGDIEPIFSIPYDANRATGNTLFNRVLHYSHRITYELSVNPWNGWSTQPAYFDLFEDDDLRKEQWLYGQQYDNAGNPLKYNNIDVVIDPYGYNLLPGSDFDIGGADDGGRLAGARCVKYFPDKNQLNNQAGNDVVVMRLADVLLMKAEAILRGATNGTRAEALTAANMVRGRAFPTAPNRLFTAANLTLDAIYKERALEFTFEVTRRTDMIRFGKWEDAQLFKAANAGETYKRLFPIPAKARANNSNLDQNPGYPN